The genomic segment CACCCGCCGCGGCGGCAGCGGCCCGGCGGCGGGGACCGCCGCGTCCCTCGCGACCCCGCCGTCGTCGCTGGAGCTGCGCCGGCGCGAGGAGCGCACCCGCCGCGCGCGGCGCTCCACCCTGACCGCGCTGGTGAGCACCCTCGCCTTCGCGGTGCTGCTGTGGGTGGGCGTGACGAGCGCGCCCGGGTGGCCGCGGGTGCAGGCGGCGTTCCTCGACCCGCAGGTCGCCGCCTCGTCGCTGCCCGGCATCCTGCGCGGGCTCTGGCTCAACGTGCGGGTGCTGGCGGTCGCCGCGGTCCTCACCCTCGTGCTCGGCATGCTCGTCGCGGTGGTCCGCACCCTGCGGGGGCCGGTGTGGCTGCCGCTGCGCCTGCTGGCCACCGGCTACGTCGACCTGTTCCGCGGGGTCCCGCTCATCGTCCTGCTGTACATCGTCGGCTTCGGGGTGCCGGCGCTGCGCTTCACCGACGGCCGGATCAGCTCGGTGGTGCTCGGCACGACGGCCATCGTCCTCACGTACTCCGCGTACGTCTCGGAGGTGTTCCGGGCCGGCAT from the Aquipuribacter hungaricus genome contains:
- a CDS encoding ABC transporter permease subunit, whose product is TRRGGSGPAAGTAASLATPPSSLELRRREERTRRARRSTLTALVSTLAFAVLLWVGVTSAPGWPRVQAAFLDPQVAASSLPGILRGLWLNVRVLAVAAVLTLVLGMLVAVVRTLRGPVWLPLRLLATGYVDLFRGVPLIVLLYIVGFGVPALRFTDGRISSVVLGTTAIVLTYSAYVSEVFRAGIETVHPSQRLGARSLGLSYAQSMRLVVLPQAVRRVMPPLLNDFVAMQKDVGLISLLGAVDAVRAAQIAQLDGFNFTPYVVVALLFVLLSVPTARLADWVSIRATRREQAGAVL